The window CAGTTCTTTCTTTGCAAACAGACCATTGCTCACTGCTGTTGCAGTTCATGGCCCAGCCAGGGATGCTGTTTAATGCTGCTCACCCCCTTTTCCTTGTGTTGGTCCTGGGAATGCCATGGCCTTAGAGATGCTGCAAACCTCAGGCATCTCAACTGCGTAAAGCAGGTGCTGCCCCCACCCATGTACACAGTATAGCAGTGGTTTTGTACTAATGTTTTTCACTTGCCTGCTGGTGGATGGGTCTTTGTGAGTGtcacatttctaatttttttccagtattaaGTCAGAGACTCTCACATAAACACATGATTCCAGGAGCTGCGGCTTTAACAAAACTGCTGCACAGCACAGGATCTGGATTGGCAGTTCTGGCAAATCCCTAGGTATATACATTTGACAGTAAGAATACGTTATCTTTTGATCTTGGGATCATGAAAGCACTTATTCTTTGCAAATTCCTTCCACAGCTCaagcagaaagagcagcatGGCATGACATGAAGTGCTGGAGAATTTGGATTATCTAAATGCCTTTTATAATTTTACTGCTCTTGTAGTACTTGTCTGTAGACTCTTGGGTTATTCACCTTCTACACCGTTCTCCAGATGAGATTTTTCTAATCTAATCTTCAGATTCCACCTTCTGCACAGATACCTCTATTTAACCTGTTATAAACTCTCTTATAGTCAGTGGACTTTATCGACATGAGAGCTACTACAGATGTCCTGACACTTTTGAAAGCTTAATTTATGGTCTTGgttttcacagcagaaaaccTACCTGGTGGCCAAAAGTAGGCCAAAATCTCCTATGTGAATTCTATGCCTGAGTGCACATTGCAGATCTTCTCAGAGTCAGGGCACTAATgtgatttcagtttctttcttccatctGGCTGTCTATTCTCTCAGCACTTGTAGGAGCTTAAACACCCTTGAGGCCTCCATCACTGTCAAACTGATTTGGGCTTGGCTGACAGATTCAAGAGTCCTTGGTGGGGGTGGGAACGTGCCCACATGCATGTGAAGTACTTAATTGAGACACCTTACTTCCTTAGggaaccagattttttttaaaaaataccctaAATTGCTTCCCTTTCTCTAAGTCTTGATTAATACTTAAATGTTTTCCCCAATACAACTTGTGACATGATTTCAACTTTGAGCCTATTTGACCTAAGAGTATAACCCCTTTAGCCTAAAACTTCTGCCTTTGTCTTTCATTAAACCGACTATTTATGTGCACATCTGAAACCCTCTCCTACTTGTGGCCTCCAAATGGTGGGCTAGCCTGTGTATTTAATGCTGATATAAGATCACTGATACTTTTCCCCACGGTGTGATATACAGGCcgaagtaattttttttgccaaaatccACAGTTACTGCCATGGGAAAGACTATTTTTATGAGCACTATTATGTGCTTTGAATGAGATTGCAACAAAGAGAGATTAGCTAATTACTCCAGGGTCTTTCTTCCTTTGGTGTGTGGGAAAGTTTCATGGCTGACATCCATACGCATCGGCCAGAAAGCCGTGGGAGAGCAGTCCTGCCACCCCACACCTGAACATCTTGAGCTACCCCACTGATTTCAAATGGCTTGTAACTCATGAGTGCGTTTGGATCCACGCCGCTCCTCTCTGAGTGATcctatgctgtgcttgatgccATAAATAGCATTTGAGTGCCATGAAGCGAGATGACTCCCATCTGTCCGTCTGGGAATGATAGCCAGCTGCCTAAGGAAATCTGGGGACATAAaagtgatttaaagaaaaatctgtaggAGAATTTAGTCATCCTTGTTTCTAGTGAGTGTTTATCCTGTAACTATAGCTCTACCAAACAAATGCCGCGAGGTGTTCAAAGGGCAGTGAAGGCTCACCTCGTTGCTGTAGAAGTCAGCGCCTGTATGGCGTGGGAGGGGGAACCGGTTGTGTTAATTAGAGCTGGGAACCATGGGCCCAGCATGTTAAGAAGGGCCCTGTTTCATCCTGTGCCGTTGGGCGTTAGCCCTGTAGTGAAGCTATTCCCCATCTCTATGGCTGGCTGAAACACTTCAAAACACACATTTTGGTGCCATCTTTTTGCCCTGGATATTTCAGCCACCTCTGTGAATGTTAGTCCTTTCTTCTGCCCGCTCTAGTGAGGCCCCACTGTGCTCACTCCTTGCTTTGGTCAAGCATCATCTTTGGGGAGAAATAAGCCCAGGATGTTGTTATCTCTGCCCCAAGGCTGCTAATTCCCAGCCTGCTGACATGGTGATAGGGCTTAGAAATTTCTCTATTTCTGTTACCGCTGCCTGTGATTCAGAGGAGTCTTACCTCATGTCTTATTTAACTTGGATTTGGCCCCTTTCTTACTAAATTATAACCAGTGTTTCTAAGTATCCATTAATACCTCTGGAAGCCTTCAGTTTGCAGCAAACTCAGGATGTCTGGGTGATATCTCATACTTCTGGCACTGAAAAGATCTCTGGCATTTAGCTGTCACTGTCTGTGGACAGTCTTTTGTATTAACAAGGGTCATCTTGCCACCTTTATTGTGGGAATTTCTTGTCCAGAAAGTCCAAAGTTGGTCGTCAAAGACAGCTGTGAACCCCAGCCTTAGCTGAAAGAGCAGACATGCTCCAGAGCATTTGCAGTAATGACAAATCCCTTCTTTTTGGGTTGCCCTTATCTAAGGAAAGCCAAACTTTCAGATGTCGTTGAAGAGTGCTCCTCTTTCTGCCCCTCATCTTCACTTTTCCATAGAAATCAGCCCTACTTTCAGAAATTGTAAGGAATGCTTAGAATCTGTAGTCCTGCATGAGAAGGTAGGTCCTGTGGCTTACCGTAGGCTTGCCGGAGCTCCCAGGTGTGTGGCAGCTTGAGCTAATAGCTCTGGCAGTGTTTCTGAGCTCTTATGTTCCTGGCATGTCAACTCTGAAATATCCTGAAGGTCAGCCTGAAGCCATCCAGGACGGGGCCGGGGGCCCTCGTGACGTGTGGAGGGCTCTCACCTGCTGTGGTGGTCATGGTTGCGTGCTCCTCAGCTGACACCACATGCAAAGGCCACCACTGCAGTGGCTGCTCGCTCGGGGCTGCCCTGTCGCATCCCACCTGCACGCCTGAGCACCTCTGATTTTTGCCTTTGCTCCTTTGCATGCAGGAAATAAGGCACATAGGAAGTGCACACAATCGGAGCGCGGTGCCCTTCACTGCTGCCACGGCTTCTGCCCCCAGAGTGATCACTGCTCAGTACAACAGCCCAGCAGGCCTCTACTCCTCAGAGAATATCCAGACCTTCAACAGTGCGGTGGAGTCAAAGACATCACCTGGGGCCGTGGAGCCTAGCAAGCCGTAAGTATCTTCCTcgtctctccctccctgcccgggCCCCCAGGGGAAGGCTCCAGGAGACCTGAGCTCGCTGCGAGGGTACCCGTTTGTTAACCCGGAAAAGCTCTCTTTCAGGAcaagggaaggagcagaggcACGAGTGTGGCTGTGGTTTCCAGGAGCAGGGCTCGGAGGAGTGGGGAATGTTCCGTGagatgcagaaattaaattaatgctgttctgtttctttgtttagCAGAGACCGACGCAGTTTCCGCGTGCGTTCAGCATGACATACCAGCCCACTGGTCTGAACAGGTGCCTGATAGCTTGTTACGAGCACTTCGTAAAGTTAGCGTTTTGTGCTGGCTTTGCGGGCACTGCTGGGCAGGGAAGGTACCAGCTAGCAGAGGAAGCACACACATCCCGGTTCCCGTCTGGCCTGGGATTCATAGACAGGCTCTGCCTAAGTTTGgatctttctattttttataaTTGAACCTTATTTTTCATGGGAGTTTTAAAAACTAGCTGAAACATTCATACCTGTGTGAGCGATTTTACACATGGGATTGGAAAGGGTCCCAACCTTAAAAGGGCCTATTGATTTTTGTGGTTGCATCTTGAGTTTCACCAAAGACATTTCTTTATCCCAGACACCCAAGGTTCCTCATTTTTCATTGGAAGCAATAAACCAGGAGCTTTCTGAAATCTTTCTGGCTGTGTTGGTCAAGTTGCTCAAGTGCCCTAAGTCTCTGTGTAGCAGTACCAAACTGCCTGGAAGACTTTGGCCACTTTTACAATAAAAGCTGCAAGACCAATGCTTTAGGTGATACTTGACTAAATTCCTGACTTCTGAATGGGGAGATAAAATAGCTTCAGCCTCTGCTTTTGCAGGGCACAAAGACCTGAGATTGTGGTTTAACACAAGCTTAAAAACTTGCCCCTGACTGAAACCAGCTTCTTTCACTGGCAGCCCCATCTGCAGCATGGGCCCTTCTAGGTAAAGTTATGGTGCTGCGGCTGGCAGATGGGGTGATGGATGTTTGTTCTTCATTTGCTTCTGGTAGACCTCAGCAGCCTCATTCAGGGGCTGAGCAAAAGCAGAGCAAGGACAAGGGAAATCTGACTTTGCATTAACCTGATGGGACCATCTGGCAGTCAAATACTACCTCTCGTCTAGTCTGGAGTCCTCTCTGGGTGAGAGCATTCCCTGGAAGCCAGGTATATTTGGCTGGAAACTTGTGGGTGATCCCTTTTTCTTGCAGGGATCAGCAAAGAAGTGGGTTTCTTCTAGTGCTGTGGCTCCCTGTGCTCCTCCTAGTAGGAAGGTCCATTGCCGGCTCTGCTGCGTGTGGGGTACATGGtgtttctttcatctttccctTGCTGAAACACAGCAAGTTGCAAAGGAATGCTGGGGAGACTGTGGATGAGACCTTCAATGATGATACACTTTTGTTTACAGAATCatcaaaagcaaattaattgcTGCTGATTTTCAGTGACAGCCAGGGGCCCACCCTGCCATTAAAAACCCACTGTGTTCTCCCGAGTGCAAAAGCATGGGATGTGTAGGTTCTCCCTTCACAGAGCCTTCCAGCTGCCTTTAAATTCCTGCCTGTCTGTTTTGCTTATTTGTACATGGTGACCTTGCTCTGGGTTTACCTGGCATTTATCTTCATCCCCATCCTGGACCCAGCAGACACACAGCCTGTCTGAACCCGGCAGCCTGATCCTGCCACTGCACGTGGTGATGTGACACGGGGACCTGGTCCATGGTCCATCCTTAGAGGGTGTGTGATGTAAATGCAGGGCTGTGGTACAGACAGAAACACCAGCAAACATCTCCACTGGGTTTGGTGTCTcaaagcaggcagggagggcagggagaagccCCAGTGCTGAGCAGACCTGTTTTGGGATCAGAGGTGAGATTGCCCCTCGGTAGGGTGCCCAAGCTAGCTTTGGGAAGGGCAGCAGTGAAGGTGGCATTCCTTGGCTGGACAGTGGGACCATGAGTGTGTGCTCAGGTAGCTAGTTCATAGTGAAACCCCTGCTGCCATGTCTTCATTGCTTTTACAACCCCTGCATTTGCTTATCAGTAGAGCAACTGCATTTTAGTTTTTGTGTGGACACACCTGGAGTGCAACACCAGAGGCACAGCATTAGCCAGAAGCCTTTAATGTAGTCATGTGTTCAATGGTGTGTCCCTCTGGCACAAGGAACAGACAATATTCTGCAACTGCTTGTATTGCTTGGAGTATTTGGTTTAGCCcttcattaatttcttccttctttcctttcttcctcctctgcattttttcctcaattCCACAATGTAAAACCCAAATGAACCCCCAAACAACCACAATTCAAACTGCCCATGTGAACGCATGGGCCCATAGCTGCCCATCGCCGACGAGTGCGATGCAGGCTCCCTTCGCCTCCGTCTATAACCCTCTGCAGGCACAGACCTCCGAGTCGCCGCAGCGGAGGCACAGCAcctcctccatccccagccaAGTCCGAGTGGGGCCCGAGCAGCTGAAACGTGCAGCCCAGGTCTGCCCCAACAGCCCCGTGGAAGTGGAGGTGCCAGGACTCAAAGTGCTGCACGTGCAGTTCAATTCTCCCCTGCAGCTCTATTCGCAGAGCAACATCATGGATTCCCTGCAGGGGCAGATCTCTTCCGTTAGCCCCGAT is drawn from Gavia stellata isolate bGavSte3 chromosome 9, bGavSte3.hap2, whole genome shotgun sequence and contains these coding sequences:
- the PDLIM1 gene encoding PDZ and LIM domain protein 1 isoform X2 — encoded protein: MCSMVCPSGTRNRQYSATACIAWSIWFSPSLISSFFPFFLLCIFSSIPQCKTQMNPQTTTIQTAHVNAWAHSCPSPTSAMQAPFASVYNPLQAQTSESPQRRHSTSSIPSQVRVGPEQLKRAAQVCPNSPVEVEVPGLKVLHVQFNSPLQLYSQSNIMDSLQGQISSVSPDFPSLDQHNQPPGSIVIDRESEVYKMLQENQESNEPPRQSASFLVLQEILESEEKGDPTKPSGFRSVKAPTTKVASSIGNAQKLPMCEKCGSGIVGVFVKIRDKQRHPECYVCSDCGTNLKQKGHFFVEDQIYCEKHARERVIPPEGYEVVTVFPK